In the genome of Novipirellula artificiosorum, the window TTTGACTCGGAACCAAAGTTCCACTAAGATTCAAGCAGAGAACACCTCCCAAGAAACAGTCGGGTTCCCCTGATGGCGCTGTCGTTATCAAGGCCCCGATCCCACCTTAACATAGCCAAGGATGTCGCAGAATTCGCGAGGGCTGAGATGGCGATTGCTGTTGAAATCCCGCTTTTTGCGACGGAGCTGTGTGCATGTGAGTCGGACATCACCGGTCGTATTTGCCGCGAACCGCTTTAATTGAGCGAGTCCGGGCGACGCGGGTTGCTTCCGATCTTCAAGTGCGCGGCATGCGGCCAATGAACAGCGACGCTTACCATGATCACTCAAGTAAACGGAATCGCCCCCGCCCTGACAGCCCTTCAACTTCGCCAAGTCGCCGATTCGCTTCGCGATCGGTCGGAGCTCGGCACGCTTGCGGTTCAGTGGGACTTTGACAGTGGTGTCGCCTTGCTGGCCGAAACAGCACGTGTGCTTGGCCTCGAATGGCTCGACGTGGAAGAAATCGAGGTCGATCCGACGGCGCTTGATGGCTTCCCACTCAAGATGATCCACCGCTACGAGGTCTTTCCACTGGAAAAATCAGACGGTTGGATTCGCTTGGCCGTGAGCAACCCGTTTGCCTTTGGCGCGTTCGACACCGTTGCAACCGCGTTGTCGCTTGAGGTTCGGCCCGTCGTCGCGACTCCAGAAACCGTTCGCCAGTTGATCAAACAGCATTTGGGCGTCGGAGCGGAAACGATCGATGGCTTGATCGCGATGCAGAAGCAGCAGAGCGGCGACGTTCAGATGCTTGAGGAGATCCAGACCGATGGTTCCGAGGATGCGGAAGCTGCGACGCAAGCTTCGGTGGTGCGGCTCGTCAATGAAATCCTCAGCGAAGCGATCGAAGCTCGGGCGAGTGACATTCATATCGAGGCTCAAGAAGCCCGCTTGAAGCTCCGCTACCGCATCGACGGGGTGCTGCAGCCTCAGAGTGTGCCTCAAGAAATGAACCAATTTCAGGCGGCGATTGTGAGTCGTTTGAAGATCATGGCTAAGATGAACATCGCCGAAAAGCGAGTTCCTCAAGATGGTCGAATCAAGTTGCGAGTTGCCGGACGCGAAGTCGATTTGCGTGTCTCGATCATCCCCATGCTGCATGGCGAAGGTGTCGTGATGCGGGTGCTCGACAAATCAAACTTAAGCCTTTCGCTGCGTCAAATCGGAATGCCCGAAGCCACGTACCAAACGTACCAGAAGTTGATCCGAATGCCTCACGGGATCGTGTTGGTCACAGGGCCGACGGGATCGGGCAAAACAACGACGCTTTACAGTTCCTTGAATGAGATCAAGTCGGAAGACACCAAGATCATCACGACCGAAGATCCGATCGAGTACCAACTGGATGGGATCAACCAAATTCAGGTACAGCAGAAGGTCGGGCTGTCGTTTGCGGCATGTTTGCGAGCCATTTTGCGTCACGATCCGGACGTCGTGCTGATCGGTGAAATCCGCGACTTGGAAACGGCCGAAAACGCAACCCAGGCATCCTTGACCGGTCACATGGTCTTCAGCACGCTTCACACCAACGACGCAGCGGGTTCGTTCATGCGATTGTGTGATATGGGCGTCGAACCGTTTTTGGTCGCCAGCACGCTTGAAGGTGTCATGGCTCAGCGACTGGTCCGTCGGCTATGCCCAAGTTGTCGTGAAGCCTACACGCCACGCAAAGAAGATCTACCGGATGACTTTCCGCTAGACAAACTCAATGGGCCACTCTATTTGCCACAGGGGTGTGACCAATGCCGGGGTACCGGATACCGAGGCCGGATGGGAATCTATGAATTATTGGTGACCAACGACAAGATCCGCGATTTGGCTACCCAACGGGCAGCATCCAATTTGATCAAAGCGGCAGCCATCGAGGCGGGGATGGAAACGCTGAGAGACGATGGTTGGACAAAGGCATGTGATGGATTGACCACGGTCGAAGAGGTGCTCCGCGTCACCAAGGCGGACTGACGAAATGCCTGACTTTGCCTACGTTGCAAAAACCGCGACCGGAGAACGGCGAGAGGGAAAGATCGCTGCGCAAACGCGTCGGGCTGCGATGCAGCGTTTGCGACAACAAACGCTTTACCCGGTCAGCGTCTCGGATATCAAGCCCTCGATCGGTTCGGCCGGTTCGCTGCAATTGCCGCAGCGCATTAAGAAGGAACAGATCGCTGACCTATGCACGCAGCTGGCGGACCTGTTGAACAACGGTGTTCCGATGCTCGAGGCGCTGTCCATCCTCGGTGATGTGACGATTCATCCGCGGTTGAAAACGGCGATGGGCCGCATTCACGATGCGGTGGCCGAAGGAGCCACGCTTGATCAAGCAATGTCCGCGGAGCCTGCGATTTTCTCGGAATTGACGCTCAGCATGGTGCGTGCTGGCCAAGAAGGTGCATTCTTGGAAGAGTCGCTGCAACGGACGAGCGTCTTCCTGTGCAAACAAGACGAAATGCGATCCAAGATCATTGGCGCTTTGGCATACCCGATTGTCCTGGGGGTGGTCGGTACGCTGATCACGTCCTTGATGATGGTGTTCTTGGTGCCGAAGTTCCAGCCCTTTTTCGATCGGCTCGAAGCGACGGGATCGGGGTTGCCGATGATTACCGTTCTATTGTTGGCGGTTAGCCACACGCTGATGAATTACGGTTTACTGTTGCCGATTCCGATTGCGGCGATTGTGATTGGGGTTAAAAAGTACATTGCGACCGACCGTGGCCGGATGAACTGGGACACATGGAAATTGAAGATCCCTGTGATGGGTGACATCTTCCACGATGCAGCGGTTTCTCGCGCTTGCCGCGTGCTTGGAACGTTGTTGAGGAATGGGGTGCCGCTGTTGAAGTCGCTGAAGATCAGTAGCGAATCGACTGGCAATCGGCTGCTGGAACAGGCGATGTTGAAATCGGCTGAAAATGTAACCACCGGAGATACGCTGGCCAAACCGTTGGCGGCCAGTGGTTTGATCCCACCGCAAATCATGGCGATGATTCGTATCGCTGAAGAGTCCAACACACTGGATGATGTGTTAGTCAAAATCGCTGACCGAATCGACAACAAGGTCGAGCGACAATTGGAAGTGATGGTTCGCATGATCGAGCCATTGATGTTAGTCCTGATCGGTACCATGGTCATGTTTGTGATCGTAGGCGTTCTACTGCCGGTCTTTGATTTGAATTCAACCGTTAACTAAATGTAAAAGGGGAAAACGATGAAACGCAAACGCAAACGCAGTGGTTTTACGCTGCTCGAATTGATGATCGTGTTGATCATTTTGGTCGGTTTGATCGCGATGGTCGGTCCGCGCTTGTTAGGCTCGCAACAGAAAGCCGACATTCGCACTGCTGAGGTTCAAATTGGGAACTTGGCATCCGCGTTAAAAATGTACGTGGTGGATATGAAAGTGTTTCCCGCCACCGAAGATGGATTGGAAGCACTGTTGAAAGCGCCCGATGACGAGCGATTGGCTCGAAAATGGGCGGGCCCGTACCTCGATGGCAGCAAGTTGCCGAT includes:
- a CDS encoding type II secretion system F family protein, with protein sequence MPDFAYVAKTATGERREGKIAAQTRRAAMQRLRQQTLYPVSVSDIKPSIGSAGSLQLPQRIKKEQIADLCTQLADLLNNGVPMLEALSILGDVTIHPRLKTAMGRIHDAVAEGATLDQAMSAEPAIFSELTLSMVRAGQEGAFLEESLQRTSVFLCKQDEMRSKIIGALAYPIVLGVVGTLITSLMMVFLVPKFQPFFDRLEATGSGLPMITVLLLAVSHTLMNYGLLLPIPIAAIVIGVKKYIATDRGRMNWDTWKLKIPVMGDIFHDAAVSRACRVLGTLLRNGVPLLKSLKISSESTGNRLLEQAMLKSAENVTTGDTLAKPLAASGLIPPQIMAMIRIAEESNTLDDVLVKIADRIDNKVERQLEVMVRMIEPLMLVLIGTMVMFVIVGVLLPVFDLNSTVN
- a CDS encoding GspE/PulE family protein, whose protein sequence is MITQVNGIAPALTALQLRQVADSLRDRSELGTLAVQWDFDSGVALLAETARVLGLEWLDVEEIEVDPTALDGFPLKMIHRYEVFPLEKSDGWIRLAVSNPFAFGAFDTVATALSLEVRPVVATPETVRQLIKQHLGVGAETIDGLIAMQKQQSGDVQMLEEIQTDGSEDAEAATQASVVRLVNEILSEAIEARASDIHIEAQEARLKLRYRIDGVLQPQSVPQEMNQFQAAIVSRLKIMAKMNIAEKRVPQDGRIKLRVAGREVDLRVSIIPMLHGEGVVMRVLDKSNLSLSLRQIGMPEATYQTYQKLIRMPHGIVLVTGPTGSGKTTTLYSSLNEIKSEDTKIITTEDPIEYQLDGINQIQVQQKVGLSFAACLRAILRHDPDVVLIGEIRDLETAENATQASLTGHMVFSTLHTNDAAGSFMRLCDMGVEPFLVASTLEGVMAQRLVRRLCPSCREAYTPRKEDLPDDFPLDKLNGPLYLPQGCDQCRGTGYRGRMGIYELLVTNDKIRDLATQRAASNLIKAAAIEAGMETLRDDGWTKACDGLTTVEEVLRVTKAD
- the gspG gene encoding type II secretion system major pseudopilin GspG, whose amino-acid sequence is MKRKRKRSGFTLLELMIVLIILVGLIAMVGPRLLGSQQKADIRTAEVQIGNLASALKMYVVDMKVFPATEDGLEALLKAPDDERLARKWAGPYLDGSKLPIDPWGNDFVYEYDVAEGSSDTERPDFPRISSAGPDAQAGTDDDIANRPADGDEETTETMEMETTTL